One stretch of Archangium lipolyticum DNA includes these proteins:
- a CDS encoding tetratricopeptide repeat protein encodes MRITCQKCAAAYAIDDRVITPKGVRAQCPRCRHLQLVKREDAPAQPDAAPAAAPVAKPAAAPKPAAPVAKPAAAPKPAAPVAKPAAAPSVASRPATPSASLTDELFGDLGDLEPAPDPNDGADSLMDDLSAIGGKSSSPALSKDALFGDLADLTQSSPSNPINPILDSKPATPGYAIPTGDLLFDDIAPPPPPVPAPQPKPAAPVQARPAAPAPQPKPAAPVFPEPSDDALFDFNSPAPSPAPVQARPTAPAPQPKPAVPVQASPALPEPADDGIFDFNAPPGFSAPPPAAAPVQASPALPEPADDGIFDFNAPPGFDAPPAAAPGGDPLLDFFGSPPAQPQAAPAPVRAQAPAATLKACRECGKSLVDPFDQALGACEDCRQRIQKSTAAPMPEVRSVEVLDLPPMSAGDGSGSMATSLPPEPGSGARATAPTLSAEPRSAARAGTQRPVTAGVAVTASSGRGGLVAALVVLLLVGGGGAAYMFVPQVKELVGGQSGGGGGSSKSSSQSAAAALPPAVEAVLPRWRLMFVDASGGDSKQLLAEGQTLLTKDQRLAYSQAAESFQRALLLDPGNDTAIGGYVQAIALGLGTGMDDPTFEEARALIEAAESRASRNADLLVAHANLLLARSGQSENMEQARKLAEEVLAGSGEGVVAQKAEAHLVLGRVFLTSSRELANQHFDSALAIASDLRRVHYYRALADETAGDYSLAIERLQKRLEQDPDHWETRSTLARIYLEVGETEKARQLYESRLKSSPGDFQALLAIAVMRYQVEGGVSGSLGALRGLLRNRDKYEPREVAELLLHLSAVERLSRNLEASAKAARESLELAKNNPAPGLQLFLVSVARKDAAAAAGHLATLRGHLDDPALEKMLEGRLRLLERKPAEALAVLLEAARMDPRRADAMLLAGVAAAQDGRRDEAFRVLAQVLQADPLRLAPRPVLTPFYLRSADLLDGLEGSIVAIARGDDDLLPHLYEGLLRFHQGDGAAAEKMLKKVAEVDSNNAPSFAYRTLIAMARKDMKAAKGHAARAVAGGRQVAIAHLVLGLVMMESKQEEQAKRSLREAVTLSPKLYAAEVKLAELEAATSRNDVRTRLVRLLGLDPSYLPAKRILYQLDKRG; translated from the coding sequence ATGCGGATTACCTGCCAGAAATGTGCGGCGGCCTACGCCATCGATGACCGGGTCATCACCCCCAAGGGTGTGCGCGCGCAATGTCCGCGCTGTCGCCACCTGCAGTTGGTGAAGCGCGAGGATGCTCCCGCGCAACCGGACGCAGCCCCGGCCGCCGCGCCGGTGGCGAAGCCCGCCGCCGCGCCGAAGCCCGCCGCGCCGGTGGCGAAGCCCGCCGCCGCGCCGAAACCCGCCGCGCCGGTGGCGAAGCCCGCCGCCGCTCCCTCCGTGGCCTCGAGGCCAGCGACGCCGTCCGCGTCCCTGACCGATGAGCTCTTCGGAGACCTCGGAGATCTCGAGCCCGCACCGGATCCCAACGATGGGGCGGACTCGTTGATGGACGACCTCTCCGCGATCGGCGGCAAGTCGTCCTCGCCGGCCCTGTCGAAGGACGCGCTGTTCGGCGACCTCGCCGATCTCACCCAGTCGTCTCCTTCCAATCCGATCAATCCGATCCTCGACTCCAAGCCGGCCACGCCGGGCTACGCGATTCCGACGGGCGATCTGTTGTTCGACGACATCGCGCCGCCCCCGCCGCCCGTTCCGGCTCCGCAGCCGAAGCCGGCCGCGCCCGTGCAGGCCAGGCCCGCTGCCCCGGCTCCGCAGCCGAAGCCGGCCGCCCCGGTCTTCCCCGAGCCGTCGGACGACGCGCTGTTCGACTTCAACTCGCCCGCGCCCTCGCCAGCGCCCGTGCAGGCCAGGCCTACCGCTCCGGCCCCACAGCCGAAGCCGGCCGTGCCCGTGCAGGCCTCTCCCGCGCTCCCGGAGCCGGCGGACGACGGCATCTTCGATTTCAACGCGCCGCCTGGATTCAGCGCTCCTCCTCCAGCGGCCGCGCCCGTGCAGGCCTCTCCCGCGCTCCCGGAGCCGGCGGACGACGGCATCTTCGATTTCAACGCACCGCCGGGCTTCGACGCGCCGCCCGCCGCGGCTCCGGGGGGTGATCCGCTCCTCGACTTCTTCGGGTCGCCGCCTGCTCAGCCCCAGGCGGCTCCCGCCCCCGTGAGGGCCCAGGCTCCCGCCGCGACGCTCAAGGCGTGCCGCGAGTGTGGCAAGTCGCTGGTGGATCCGTTCGATCAGGCGCTCGGCGCGTGCGAGGACTGCCGGCAGCGCATCCAGAAGTCCACGGCCGCTCCCATGCCCGAGGTCCGGTCCGTGGAGGTGCTCGACCTGCCGCCGATGTCGGCGGGCGATGGGTCGGGTTCCATGGCCACGTCCCTGCCGCCCGAGCCGGGCAGTGGTGCACGGGCCACGGCGCCCACGCTGTCGGCCGAGCCTCGCAGCGCCGCCCGTGCCGGGACGCAGCGTCCCGTGACGGCGGGAGTGGCCGTGACCGCCTCCAGCGGGCGGGGCGGACTCGTTGCCGCCCTAGTGGTCCTGCTGCTGGTGGGAGGCGGTGGCGCCGCGTACATGTTCGTGCCCCAGGTGAAGGAGCTGGTGGGCGGGCAGAGCGGCGGGGGTGGGGGTTCGTCCAAGTCGTCGAGCCAGTCCGCGGCGGCCGCGCTGCCTCCGGCGGTGGAGGCCGTGCTGCCTCGCTGGCGGCTCATGTTCGTGGATGCCAGTGGCGGTGACAGCAAGCAGCTGCTCGCCGAGGGGCAGACGCTGCTCACCAAGGATCAGCGGCTGGCGTACTCGCAGGCGGCGGAGTCCTTCCAGCGCGCGCTGCTGCTGGACCCGGGGAACGACACGGCCATCGGTGGCTACGTGCAGGCGATCGCGCTGGGGCTCGGCACGGGGATGGATGACCCGACCTTCGAGGAGGCGCGTGCGCTCATCGAGGCCGCGGAGAGCCGGGCCAGCCGCAACGCGGACCTGTTGGTGGCCCATGCCAACCTGCTGCTCGCGCGCTCCGGTCAGTCGGAGAACATGGAGCAGGCACGCAAGCTCGCCGAGGAGGTGTTGGCGGGGAGCGGCGAGGGTGTCGTGGCGCAGAAGGCCGAGGCCCACCTGGTGCTGGGCCGCGTGTTCCTGACGTCGTCCCGGGAGCTGGCCAACCAGCACTTCGACTCGGCGCTGGCGATCGCCTCGGATCTGCGGCGCGTGCACTACTACCGCGCGCTGGCCGACGAGACGGCGGGTGACTACTCGCTGGCGATCGAGCGGTTGCAGAAGCGGCTCGAGCAGGACCCCGACCACTGGGAGACCCGGTCCACCCTGGCCCGCATCTACCTGGAGGTGGGCGAGACGGAGAAGGCGCGCCAGTTGTATGAGTCGCGTCTCAAGAGCTCGCCGGGGGACTTCCAGGCGCTGCTGGCGATCGCGGTGATGCGCTACCAGGTGGAGGGCGGCGTGTCCGGCTCCCTGGGGGCCCTGCGCGGCCTGCTGCGCAACCGTGACAAGTACGAGCCGCGCGAGGTGGCGGAGCTGCTGCTGCACCTGTCGGCGGTGGAGCGTCTGTCCAGGAACCTGGAGGCATCGGCCAAGGCGGCCCGCGAGTCCCTGGAGCTGGCGAAGAACAACCCGGCGCCGGGCCTGCAGCTCTTCCTGGTGTCCGTGGCGCGCAAGGACGCCGCGGCGGCGGCCGGTCACCTCGCCACCCTCCGGGGCCATCTCGACGATCCGGCGCTGGAGAAGATGCTGGAAGGCCGGCTGCGGCTGCTCGAGCGCAAGCCCGCCGAGGCGCTGGCGGTCCTCCTGGAGGCCGCGCGGATGGATCCCCGCCGCGCGGACGCGATGCTGCTGGCCGGAGTGGCCGCCGCCCAGGACGGGCGCCGGGACGAGGCCTTCCGCGTGCTCGCCCAGGTGCTCCAGGCGGATCCGCTGCGGCTCGCTCCGCGGCCCGTCCTCACGCCCTTCTACCTGCGCTCGGCGGATCTGCTCGATGGGCTCGAGGGCTCCATCGTGGCCATCGCCCGGGGAGACGACGACCTGCTGCCCCACCTCTACGAGGGCCTGCTGCGCTTCCACCAGGGCGATGGCGCCGCGGCGGAGAAGATGCTGAAGAAGGTGGCCGAGGTGGACTCCAACAACGCCCCCTCGTTCGCCTACCGCACCCTCATCGCCATGGCACGCAAGGACATGAAGGCGGCGAAGGGGCACGCGGCCCGCGCGGTGGCCGGCGGCCGCCAGGTGGCCATCGCCCACCTCGTGTTGGGACTCGTGATGATGGAGTCCAAGCAGGAGGAGCAGGCCAAGCGCTCCCTGCGCGAGGCGGTGACGCTCTCCCCGAAGCTGTACGCGGCCGAGGTGAAGCTGGCCGAGCTGGAGGCGGCCACCAGCCGCAATGACGTGCGCACGCGGTTGGTGCGGCTCCTGGGGCTCGACCCGTCGTACCTGCCCGCCAAGCGCATCCTCTACCAGCTCGACAAACGAGGTTGA
- the purD gene encoding phosphoribosylamine--glycine ligase, translating into MKVLLLGSGAREHALAWKLSQSPLLTKLLIGPGNPGTARVGTNVPLQADAPDSVVAVARREKVDLVVVGPEAPLVAGVADALAAAGIPCFGPVAGAALIEGSKAFAKEIMAEAGVPTAGFQVFDNVADAEAYAMAQGRIVVKADGLAAGKGVIVAHDVQAAREAVRAVGLMGAAGQRMVLEELLEGEEVSVIALCDGERYVLLPPAQDHKRVGEGDTGPNTGGMGAYAPAPFLSPAQLSEVGEQVIAPTLATLRRRGIPFRGALYAGLMLTRNGPRVLEFNARFGDPETQVLMMQLAEDVLPLLDACARGRLESRPLAVHPGASVGVVLAAHGYPEAPRKGDRIEGVDSVPADAPVFVAGVEDKGGAWLTAGGRVLTACARGADLAEARAKAYAAIERIRFEGMHFRRDIGAKGLRAPGTTP; encoded by the coding sequence GTGAAGGTCCTTCTCCTCGGCTCCGGCGCGCGAGAGCACGCGCTCGCCTGGAAGCTGTCCCAGAGTCCGCTGCTGACGAAGCTGCTGATCGGTCCGGGCAATCCGGGCACCGCTCGCGTGGGAACCAACGTCCCACTTCAAGCGGACGCTCCCGATTCGGTGGTGGCCGTCGCTCGGAGGGAGAAGGTGGACCTGGTGGTGGTGGGCCCCGAGGCGCCGCTGGTGGCGGGCGTGGCGGATGCGCTCGCCGCGGCGGGCATCCCCTGCTTCGGTCCGGTGGCCGGGGCCGCCCTCATCGAGGGCTCCAAGGCCTTCGCCAAGGAGATCATGGCCGAGGCGGGCGTGCCCACCGCCGGCTTCCAGGTCTTCGACAACGTGGCCGACGCCGAGGCCTACGCCATGGCCCAGGGCCGCATCGTCGTGAAGGCGGACGGGCTGGCCGCGGGCAAGGGCGTCATCGTGGCGCATGACGTCCAGGCCGCTCGCGAGGCGGTGCGCGCGGTGGGCCTCATGGGCGCGGCGGGCCAGCGCATGGTGCTGGAGGAGCTGCTCGAGGGCGAGGAGGTCTCCGTCATCGCCCTGTGCGACGGCGAGCGCTACGTGCTGCTCCCGCCGGCACAGGACCACAAGCGGGTGGGGGAGGGTGACACGGGGCCCAACACCGGCGGTATGGGCGCGTATGCACCGGCTCCCTTCCTGTCTCCCGCGCAGCTCTCCGAGGTGGGCGAGCAGGTGATCGCCCCGACGCTGGCGACGCTGCGGCGCAGGGGAATCCCCTTCCGGGGCGCGTTGTATGCGGGGCTGATGCTGACGCGCAATGGGCCCAGGGTGCTCGAGTTCAACGCGCGTTTCGGGGACCCCGAGACGCAGGTGTTGATGATGCAGCTGGCGGAGGACGTGCTGCCGCTGCTGGATGCGTGCGCCCGTGGCCGGCTGGAGTCCCGTCCGCTCGCCGTGCACCCGGGGGCCTCGGTGGGGGTGGTGCTCGCCGCCCACGGCTACCCGGAGGCGCCGAGGAAGGGTGACCGCATCGAGGGCGTCGACTCCGTTCCGGCCGACGCGCCCGTATTCGTCGCGGGCGTGGAGGACAAGGGCGGTGCGTGGCTCACGGCCGGTGGCCGGGTGCTCACCGCGTGCGCGCGTGGCGCGGACCTGGCGGAGGCCCGCGCCAAGGCGTACGCCGCCATCGAGCGCATCCGCTTCGAGGGCATGCACTTCCGCCGGGACATCGGCGCCAAGGGTCTGAGGGCGCCTGGCACGACGCCGTGA
- a CDS encoding LptF/LptG family permease: MKLLARYLLKELVIPLVVWVAFLFLLLFVMQFLRGTDVLLGSAVTLEDMGQLIFYLAPHFLMMALPIAFLLAILLGLGRLSEDRELTALQALGIGPVQLLAGPLAIGAVLAALMLLITSTAEPWGLTSVKEFVAEIIKKNVVGDVKSGVFYEDLSNLTLYAETVEGEERRWTNVLLHDDREPSSPLLMLAQNGQVNTNTAGQVLTLVLGDGEAHRANQTSSAYSVVTFQKGEIAVGVEGSMGRRNRFRSPKEELTPVELLQAADEAERTGGDPRPFLMALHNRVGHALAPLSFALLGTPLAIGRRQGGRAWGYLFTLGGYVLFYLLMRLFEQMGQQGKLPVPLAGQLANILFCAAGVVAMYRVNRSGTVR, translated from the coding sequence GTGAAGCTGCTCGCACGCTACCTGCTGAAGGAACTGGTCATCCCCCTCGTGGTGTGGGTGGCGTTCCTCTTCCTGCTGCTCTTCGTCATGCAGTTCCTGCGGGGCACGGACGTGCTCCTCGGGTCCGCGGTGACGCTGGAGGACATGGGGCAGCTCATCTTCTACCTCGCGCCGCACTTCCTGATGATGGCGCTGCCCATCGCCTTCCTGCTGGCCATCCTCCTGGGCCTGGGCCGGCTGTCGGAGGACCGGGAGCTCACCGCGCTGCAGGCGCTCGGCATCGGTCCGGTGCAGCTGCTCGCGGGGCCGCTGGCCATCGGCGCGGTGCTGGCCGCGTTGATGCTGCTGATCACCTCCACCGCCGAGCCGTGGGGGCTCACCAGCGTCAAGGAGTTCGTGGCGGAGATCATCAAGAAGAACGTGGTGGGCGACGTGAAGTCGGGCGTCTTCTACGAGGACCTGTCCAACCTCACCCTCTACGCCGAGACGGTGGAGGGCGAGGAGCGCCGGTGGACGAACGTGCTGCTGCACGATGACCGCGAGCCGTCCTCGCCCCTGCTGATGCTCGCGCAAAACGGGCAGGTGAACACGAACACCGCCGGCCAGGTGCTGACGCTGGTGCTCGGCGATGGCGAGGCGCACCGGGCCAATCAGACCTCCTCGGCCTACTCGGTCGTCACCTTCCAGAAGGGTGAGATCGCCGTGGGCGTGGAGGGCTCCATGGGGCGCCGCAACCGCTTCCGCTCCCCCAAGGAGGAGCTGACGCCGGTGGAGCTGCTCCAGGCCGCCGACGAGGCCGAGCGCACCGGGGGAGATCCCCGGCCCTTCCTGATGGCGCTGCACAACCGCGTGGGGCACGCGCTCGCGCCGCTGTCCTTCGCGCTGCTGGGCACGCCGCTGGCCATCGGACGGAGGCAGGGCGGACGCGCGTGGGGCTACCTCTTCACGCTGGGCGGCTACGTGCTCTTCTACCTGCTCATGCGGCTCTTCGAGCAGATGGGCCAGCAGGGCAAGCTGCCGGTGCCGCTGGCGGGCCAGCTCGCCAACATCCTCTTCTGCGCGGCGGGCGTGGTGGCCATGTACCGCGTCAACCGCTCGGGGACGGTGCGGTGA
- a CDS encoding LptF/LptG family permease has product MNRTLFRYVARTYLQFAVGILAAVVTVFLVVDFVDRARNYTGEGWVWNVMLLYANKALVSTQQVGPAALLLAAGASVSSLRKRGEVTAMRALTFGPGALYLPVALCVAVACVGLVAFDEWVVVKAARRVEQITTEKFNRWGDWGLYHSPKQWFRRGDNIFYLRAGSAQEGFRNVAILTVTPDFRLARRLDARTMSPVEGSRWKLSGVVERSFTKDGQSQVHQVDEAEYELGVTPDTFRIRPGRPEQMGLPVLREQIQARREVGLETGRFSLAFHNRFAYPLAGFPAALLAVGLALRPGRKGHLTVAIVEGLLVSVTMWGLMVVTRTLAISERMSPAVAAWLPVALLVVAAALLWMQGEGWLRRRST; this is encoded by the coding sequence GTGAACCGGACGCTCTTCCGCTACGTGGCGCGCACGTACCTCCAGTTCGCGGTGGGCATCCTCGCCGCGGTGGTGACGGTGTTCCTCGTCGTGGACTTCGTCGACCGGGCGCGCAACTACACCGGCGAGGGCTGGGTCTGGAACGTGATGTTGCTGTACGCCAACAAGGCGCTGGTCTCCACGCAGCAGGTGGGGCCGGCGGCGCTGCTGCTGGCCGCGGGGGCCTCGGTGTCCTCCCTGCGCAAGCGCGGCGAGGTGACGGCGATGCGTGCCCTGACCTTTGGACCGGGCGCCCTCTACCTGCCCGTGGCGCTGTGCGTGGCGGTGGCCTGCGTGGGGCTCGTCGCGTTCGACGAGTGGGTCGTCGTCAAGGCGGCCCGGCGCGTGGAGCAGATCACCACCGAGAAGTTCAACCGCTGGGGCGACTGGGGCCTGTACCACAGCCCCAAGCAGTGGTTCCGCCGGGGCGACAACATCTTCTACCTGCGTGCGGGCAGTGCGCAGGAAGGCTTCCGCAACGTGGCGATCCTCACCGTCACCCCGGACTTCCGGTTGGCGAGGCGCCTGGACGCGCGGACGATGTCCCCGGTGGAGGGCAGCCGCTGGAAGCTGAGCGGCGTGGTGGAGCGCTCGTTCACGAAGGATGGCCAGTCCCAGGTGCACCAGGTGGACGAGGCCGAGTACGAGCTGGGCGTCACCCCGGACACCTTCCGCATCCGCCCTGGCCGGCCCGAGCAGATGGGGCTGCCGGTGCTGCGCGAGCAGATCCAGGCGCGCCGGGAGGTGGGACTGGAGACGGGGCGGTTCTCGCTCGCGTTCCACAACCGCTTCGCCTACCCGCTGGCGGGCTTTCCCGCGGCGCTGCTGGCGGTGGGACTGGCGCTGCGCCCGGGACGCAAGGGGCACCTGACGGTGGCCATCGTCGAGGGTCTGCTCGTCTCGGTGACGATGTGGGGCCTGATGGTGGTGACCCGCACGCTGGCGATCTCCGAGCGCATGTCACCGGCGGTGGCCGCGTGGCTCCCGGTCGCGCTGCTGGTGGTGGCCGCGGCCCTGCTGTGGATGCAGGGCGAGGGCTGGCTGCGGAGACGAAGCACGTGA
- a CDS encoding O-antigen ligase family protein, which yields MNVRPEALERWLLVFLSLWGVGCLFLEAVSAVGFVGCALGAVVVARRNGVTVRGALRAWAPLVAFLAWALLAPLLSGNPPRGTGVARLLDFVGIPVAAVALGALSEARRVRLAWVLGGVFLISCAVAGLQHFGVWPPPEAWAPLAWTRIPFDRVYELVPGTEDRFMAGGLLFHRLKFSHIGGMAVAFALGVGLHLQGRRRIAALTVAGVGLVAVGLFPYARAASVALVAVMGLVVVIGLPRRVGLPACAAVLGLAGLALALNQPLRERFLNSTTEKGSGSRAALLETGLCAVRQHPVTGVGAGRFQARLYATPDMPQQAREHAGKSHNQFVSMAAEAGVPGAILFVVLLGWLAWRFPLKRPEGLGALGALAFFCLLSLLHDPLFHVQASQALMLVLGAGLYRRTMPLGG from the coding sequence GTGAACGTGCGGCCCGAGGCGCTCGAGCGCTGGCTGCTCGTGTTCCTGTCCCTGTGGGGCGTGGGCTGCCTGTTCCTGGAGGCCGTGTCCGCGGTGGGGTTCGTGGGGTGTGCGCTGGGCGCGGTGGTGGTGGCCCGGCGGAACGGCGTCACCGTGCGCGGGGCCTTGCGCGCCTGGGCGCCCCTGGTGGCCTTCCTCGCGTGGGCGCTGCTGGCGCCGCTGCTCTCCGGAAACCCACCGAGAGGCACGGGCGTGGCGCGCCTGCTGGACTTCGTGGGCATCCCCGTGGCGGCGGTGGCGCTCGGCGCCCTGTCGGAGGCGCGGCGGGTGCGCCTGGCGTGGGTGCTGGGTGGAGTGTTCCTCATCTCGTGCGCGGTGGCGGGGCTGCAGCACTTCGGGGTGTGGCCGCCGCCGGAGGCCTGGGCGCCGCTGGCGTGGACGCGCATCCCGTTCGATCGCGTCTACGAGCTCGTTCCCGGCACGGAGGATCGCTTCATGGCCGGGGGACTGCTGTTCCACCGGCTGAAGTTCTCGCACATCGGCGGCATGGCGGTGGCCTTCGCGCTGGGCGTGGGGCTGCACCTGCAAGGCCGGCGGCGCATTGCTGCGCTGACGGTGGCGGGGGTGGGGCTCGTCGCCGTGGGCCTCTTCCCGTACGCGCGAGCGGCCAGCGTGGCCCTGGTGGCGGTGATGGGGTTGGTGGTGGTGATTGGCCTGCCGAGGCGCGTGGGCCTGCCCGCGTGCGCCGCGGTGTTGGGGCTGGCCGGGTTGGCGCTGGCCCTCAACCAGCCCCTGCGCGAGCGCTTCCTCAACAGCACCACGGAGAAGGGCTCGGGGAGCCGGGCGGCGCTGCTGGAGACGGGGCTGTGCGCGGTGCGCCAGCACCCCGTCACCGGCGTGGGCGCGGGACGTTTCCAGGCCCGCCTCTACGCCACTCCCGACATGCCGCAGCAGGCGCGAGAGCACGCCGGCAAGTCTCACAACCAGTTCGTCAGCATGGCCGCCGAGGCGGGCGTACCGGGCGCCATCCTCTTCGTGGTGTTGCTGGGCTGGCTCGCCTGGCGTTTCCCGCTGAAGCGGCCCGAGGGCCTGGGCGCGCTCGGGGCACTTGCCTTCTTCTGCCTGCTGTCGCTGCTGCACGATCCGCTCTTCCACGTGCAGGCCTCGCAGGCCCTGATGCTGGTGCTGGGCGCGGGGTTGTACCGCCGGACGATGCCCCTTGGTGGTTGA
- a CDS encoding helix-turn-helix domain-containing protein, with protein sequence MDNEKNRLSGGGQLPLRFGDHMRRLRNARRLTQEKLAERSELSVDAIRRIERGSFSPSLETLSKLSVGLNVSLRTLFHNFERERPDHVAEICDFLSRRSGREVQLAWRVLQAMFEEH encoded by the coding sequence ATGGACAACGAGAAGAACAGGCTGTCCGGGGGGGGACAGTTGCCTCTCCGTTTCGGCGACCACATGCGGCGCCTCAGGAACGCAAGGAGACTCACCCAGGAGAAGCTCGCCGAGCGCAGTGAACTGTCCGTCGACGCCATCCGGCGCATCGAGCGCGGTTCGTTCTCCCCGTCTCTCGAAACGCTGTCGAAGCTGTCGGTGGGGCTCAATGTGTCCTTGAGGACGCTGTTCCACAACTTCGAGCGCGAGCGGCCCGATCATGTCGCGGAGATCTGCGACTTCCTCTCGCGCCGCTCGGGCCGCGAGGTCCAGCTCGCCTGGCGCGTCCTCCAGGCCATGTTCGAGGAGCACTGA
- a CDS encoding response regulator: MSTPAGVPPVILLVEDESDLRDTIEELLRDEGFQVTCMADGEKALAWLHGGQRPALVLLDFIMPRMNGWAFLERMRADPGLDGVPVVAISALPVSHPSLAGVLHKPFDLSSLVETARRFARG; encoded by the coding sequence ATGTCCACCCCGGCCGGAGTTCCGCCTGTCATTCTCCTGGTCGAGGACGAGTCCGACCTGCGGGACACCATCGAGGAGCTGCTGAGGGACGAGGGCTTCCAGGTGACGTGCATGGCCGACGGCGAGAAAGCACTCGCGTGGCTCCACGGAGGTCAGAGACCGGCACTGGTGTTGCTCGACTTCATCATGCCCCGGATGAACGGCTGGGCCTTCCTCGAACGGATGCGGGCCGACCCGGGGCTCGATGGGGTGCCGGTGGTCGCCATCAGTGCCCTGCCGGTGTCGCATCCTTCCCTCGCGGGTGTGTTGCACAAGCCTTTCGATCTCTCCTCGCTGGTCGAGACCGCCCGGCGGTTCGCCCGGGGGTGA
- a CDS encoding serine/threonine-protein kinase, translating into MGTVLRDTYEITSLLGKGGMGSVFLAQHRRLSGLQVAVKVLRNSASQNPELYARFRREAEIASQLGHPNIVEVVDFDALPDGTPFLVMECLRGESLEQRLERGRLPLDKALSIVRQIGSALQAAHRAGVVHRDLKPANVFLVPTDSGGVVDERVKLLDFGISKMLDSQTLQTQEAVLMGTPQYMSPEQAMGKNREIDARTDLFALGCIVYEMLTGTPPFAIEGDGGSVVQVIFRIVHTQPEPLATLCPEVPARVLAAVERALSKNPGDRQPDVATFVLELTGSPLQSLTGIAVPSFSSSRARSIPVPEGEGGFAATHVPFDTARLPAPDAMDEGGFAATHVPSSTARFPAPAAASMEEAGVEATYVPSSTVMSQQRPAAAPVVPATAPQVTLSRPAPRAGLMAGAGVLLLGCVAAGWWFGPRFTWGPTETTVVVALPAPAMKAPAPPEPSVAPAPVKVVAPVAPVPPVAPVVERRPASRVSSPGEAVPEEVRGMLEQGELALAEGKTQEALDLAARSLRIRPSGAGFSLSTRVYCTQGSLGHANARWREGRSMMSLKERARVRQFCDKHDIQL; encoded by the coding sequence GTGGGCACGGTCCTTCGGGACACGTACGAGATCACCTCGCTGCTCGGAAAGGGGGGCATGGGCTCGGTCTTCCTGGCCCAACATCGCCGGCTCTCCGGCCTCCAGGTAGCGGTCAAGGTCCTCCGGAACAGCGCGAGCCAGAACCCCGAGCTGTACGCGCGCTTCCGCCGCGAGGCGGAGATCGCCTCCCAACTCGGCCATCCGAACATCGTCGAGGTGGTCGACTTCGACGCCCTGCCGGATGGCACGCCCTTCCTCGTCATGGAGTGCCTGCGCGGCGAGAGCCTCGAGCAGCGGCTGGAGCGGGGCCGGCTCCCGCTCGACAAGGCGCTCTCCATCGTCCGGCAGATCGGCTCGGCCCTCCAGGCGGCGCACCGCGCCGGGGTCGTCCACCGCGATCTCAAGCCCGCCAACGTGTTCCTCGTCCCCACCGACTCCGGCGGCGTGGTGGACGAGCGGGTGAAGCTGCTCGATTTCGGCATCTCGAAGATGCTCGACTCGCAGACGCTCCAGACCCAGGAAGCCGTGCTGATGGGCACGCCGCAGTACATGTCGCCCGAACAGGCGATGGGGAAGAACCGGGAGATCGATGCCCGGACGGACCTCTTCGCGCTCGGGTGCATCGTCTACGAGATGCTCACCGGGACGCCGCCGTTCGCCATCGAGGGGGATGGCGGGAGCGTCGTGCAGGTGATCTTCCGGATCGTCCACACGCAGCCCGAGCCCCTGGCGACGCTCTGTCCAGAGGTGCCCGCGCGGGTTCTCGCGGCGGTGGAGCGGGCGCTGTCGAAGAACCCGGGGGATCGCCAGCCGGATGTCGCCACCTTCGTCCTGGAGCTGACCGGCAGCCCGCTTCAGTCGCTCACGGGAATCGCGGTGCCCTCGTTCTCCTCCTCGCGGGCACGCTCCATTCCGGTCCCGGAGGGGGAGGGTGGATTCGCCGCGACGCACGTGCCCTTCGACACGGCGCGCCTCCCGGCTCCGGACGCGATGGATGAAGGCGGGTTCGCCGCGACGCATGTGCCCTCGTCCACGGCACGCTTTCCGGCCCCGGCAGCCGCCTCGATGGAGGAGGCTGGAGTCGAAGCGACCTACGTTCCCTCATCGACCGTGATGTCCCAGCAGCGGCCAGCCGCCGCCCCGGTCGTCCCCGCCACCGCGCCGCAGGTGACGCTGAGCCGCCCCGCTCCGAGGGCGGGCCTGATGGCGGGAGCGGGGGTACTGCTTCTCGGGTGCGTGGCCGCCGGCTGGTGGTTCGGGCCCCGGTTCACGTGGGGGCCCACCGAGACGACCGTCGTGGTGGCGCTCCCGGCTCCGGCGATGAAGGCGCCGGCTCCACCCGAGCCTTCCGTCGCACCTGCCCCGGTGAAGGTGGTTGCCCCTGTTGCCCCTGTTCCGCCAGTGGCTCCCGTCGTCGAGCGCCGCCCCGCCTCTCGCGTGTCCTCGCCGGGAGAGGCCGTGCCGGAGGAGGTACGGGGCATGCTGGAGCAAGGCGAGCTCGCCCTGGCCGAGGGCAAGACCCAGGAGGCGCTCGATCTCGCCGCACGGAGCCTGCGGATCCGCCCGTCAGGAGCGGGGTTCTCCCTGAGCACGCGTGTCTACTGCACTCAAGGGTCTCTTGGTCACGCCAACGCGAGGTGGCGGGAGGGCCGGTCGATGATGTCCCTCAAGGAGCGTGCGCGGGTCCGCCAGTTCTGCGACAAGCACGACATCCAGCTCTAG